Proteins encoded in a region of the Brevefilum fermentans genome:
- a CDS encoding glycogen synthase has protein sequence MTVNVLFVAAESEPFVKIGGLGDVAGALPAAIHHIAEQHPDSHPIDIRVALPYHQAIKKKGFQVEFLGEFPVAKKEETIPCQVYRYADGEYPIYFLDGAPIAAEAQVYSLITSEDGEKYVFFSLAALGLAEFLNWRLDVLHANDWHTAIAIYALKECAKHSAPLARTKTLHNLHNLPFMGYGIQQSLTDYGLPPTQNTLLPDWARHAPLPLGLLYADKIVAVSPNYAKEILTPEFGCGLEDFLQTRKTALTGIINGLDTTLWDPENDPHVQRNFSDRSLSLRLENKRALQSTFNLLEDDQVPLLTLISRMDPQKGIDIALKGLVYCQDLPWQAIFLGTGTPFVENLARELETRFPERVRAVIDYDNKLAHQLYAGADIFLMPSRYEPCGLSQMIAMLYGCVPIARKTGGLADTILPVSRQVDGGTGFLFTKPYPSAFADAVKRAIRYFNKPELWGNIQRNGMKMDFSWENSAHKYIDIYLELSNQRNVAA, from the coding sequence GTGACGGTTAATGTTCTCTTCGTTGCTGCAGAATCTGAACCCTTTGTGAAAATTGGCGGTTTGGGCGATGTCGCTGGCGCCTTGCCCGCTGCCATTCACCATATTGCAGAACAGCATCCCGATTCCCACCCTATCGATATCCGTGTTGCCCTGCCCTATCACCAAGCCATTAAAAAGAAAGGTTTTCAGGTTGAATTTCTCGGTGAATTCCCTGTTGCAAAAAAAGAGGAGACCATTCCTTGCCAGGTTTATCGTTATGCTGACGGCGAATATCCAATCTACTTCCTGGATGGTGCTCCAATTGCGGCAGAGGCTCAGGTTTATTCACTTATCACGAGCGAGGATGGTGAAAAATACGTCTTTTTTTCGCTGGCAGCCCTGGGATTGGCAGAATTTCTTAATTGGCGCCTAGATGTCCTCCATGCGAATGATTGGCACACCGCCATTGCCATCTATGCCCTGAAGGAATGTGCAAAACATTCTGCTCCCCTTGCCAGAACCAAAACCCTCCACAATTTACACAACCTACCCTTCATGGGCTATGGCATACAGCAAAGTCTGACAGACTACGGATTGCCGCCCACACAAAACACGTTGCTTCCCGATTGGGCGCGCCATGCTCCACTGCCGCTGGGCTTATTGTATGCAGATAAAATCGTTGCAGTCTCACCAAATTATGCAAAGGAAATTCTCACACCGGAATTTGGCTGTGGGTTAGAGGATTTCCTGCAAACTCGAAAAACTGCATTGACCGGTATCATCAATGGACTGGATACAACCCTGTGGGACCCCGAAAATGATCCCCATGTCCAGCGAAACTTTTCAGATCGATCACTATCCCTGCGTTTGGAAAACAAACGCGCTCTACAATCCACATTCAACCTCCTTGAAGACGATCAGGTGCCGCTGCTGACTCTCATCAGCCGAATGGACCCTCAAAAGGGGATCGATATTGCATTAAAGGGTTTAGTATATTGCCAGGATCTTCCATGGCAGGCAATTTTCCTGGGGACCGGAACCCCCTTTGTTGAAAATCTTGCACGCGAGCTGGAAACTCGGTTCCCAGAACGTGTGCGCGCAGTGATTGATTACGATAATAAACTCGCTCATCAACTCTATGCAGGCGCAGACATATTCTTGATGCCATCGAGATACGAGCCCTGCGGTCTTTCACAAATGATTGCCATGCTTTACGGTTGCGTCCCCATTGCCCGAAAGACCGGCGGTTTGGCTGACACCATCCTGCCTGTTTCTCGCCAGGTCGATGGTGGTACCGGTTTCTTGTTTACAAAGCCCTATCCTTCAGCCTTTGCGGATGCCGTTAAACGTGCGATCCGCTATTTTAACAAACCTGAATTATGGGGAAATATCCAGCGCAATGGAATGAAAATGGATTTTTCATGGG
- a CDS encoding amidohydrolase family protein, whose product MIHADWILTNAIVLTMDDEFNLYEPGAVVVSGDSILAVGRQEEIQNAYQAENLLDCQGKILMPGLINAHTHVPMTLLRGLADDLRLDVWLMGYMMPVEREFVSPEFVRLGTKLACAESIRTGVTTFVDMYYFEHDIAEATAEAGLRAICSQTVLKFPTPDAASYEESLAAAEDFIKIWKDHPLIVPSVAPHAPYTCTDEIFFACTQLAQKYDVPLHTHIAETSNEVENIRKEFGMPVVPYVRKRGIFDAKVIAAHCVHIDEGEMRTIKNAGAGVAHNPSSNLKLASGFANVTRMLELGLNVGIGTDGPASNNDLDMIEEIRLASMIAKCVSGDPTALPARQTLAMATSMGAKAIHLDHLIGSLVVGKRADMILIGIDELHNSPNFKHNPDGIYAQVIYAAKSTDVSDVMVNGRWLMRDRDLLTLDERQLILEARSYAKEIDAFLIKRERSVLSKLIAIGGAMEEESFEVQSKVRINNPDAIIKALEKEAIDVEYTRHYREYDTYFFFEDESEGRLRYREDEFINREGKVTQVRSRLTLVGVSSEDTFEHDVVLSRSRYYAPATHSLRFYREYFAPVREIDIEKNRLRFKIQYKGTDFYINIDTLINPDLGHFLEVKSRTWGREDAIRKSNTIQELIEYLGASSEMAETQDYIEIVQAYFSSR is encoded by the coding sequence ATGATACACGCAGATTGGATATTAACCAACGCCATTGTCCTCACAATGGATGATGAATTTAATCTATACGAACCTGGCGCGGTTGTTGTCTCCGGTGACAGCATCCTTGCCGTTGGAAGGCAGGAAGAAATTCAAAATGCCTATCAGGCAGAAAATTTGCTGGACTGCCAGGGAAAGATCCTTATGCCCGGCTTAATCAATGCTCATACCCATGTTCCCATGACCCTGTTGCGCGGACTGGCGGATGACCTCCGGTTGGACGTATGGTTGATGGGTTACATGATGCCTGTCGAAAGAGAATTTGTTTCGCCAGAATTTGTCCGCTTGGGGACCAAGCTTGCTTGCGCAGAATCCATTCGCACCGGGGTAACCACTTTTGTGGATATGTATTATTTTGAACACGACATTGCCGAAGCGACAGCAGAAGCAGGCTTACGAGCAATTTGTTCACAAACCGTTCTAAAATTCCCCACACCGGATGCAGCCTCTTATGAAGAATCGCTTGCAGCGGCAGAAGACTTTATCAAGATCTGGAAAGACCACCCTCTGATTGTGCCATCAGTTGCTCCTCATGCACCCTATACCTGTACGGATGAAATCTTCTTCGCTTGCACACAATTAGCTCAAAAATACGATGTCCCTTTGCATACACATATTGCCGAAACCTCAAACGAAGTTGAGAACATCCGCAAAGAATTTGGAATGCCAGTGGTACCCTACGTTCGTAAGCGGGGGATTTTTGATGCCAAAGTGATCGCAGCGCATTGCGTGCATATTGACGAGGGCGAGATGCGAACCATCAAGAATGCGGGCGCTGGTGTTGCCCATAACCCTTCCTCGAACCTGAAGCTGGCTTCCGGATTCGCCAATGTCACCCGCATGCTCGAGCTGGGCTTGAACGTGGGCATTGGCACCGATGGGCCGGCTTCCAATAACGACCTGGATATGATCGAAGAGATTCGTCTGGCATCAATGATTGCAAAATGCGTCTCGGGCGACCCCACTGCTCTGCCTGCCCGACAGACCCTGGCTATGGCCACCAGTATGGGAGCCAAAGCAATCCATTTAGACCATTTGATAGGCTCCCTTGTTGTTGGAAAACGGGCAGACATGATCTTGATTGGAATTGATGAGTTGCACAACTCTCCAAATTTCAAACACAACCCCGACGGGATTTACGCCCAGGTGATCTACGCGGCAAAATCAACCGATGTCAGTGATGTGATGGTCAATGGTCGCTGGCTGATGCGCGATCGCGATCTGCTCACCCTGGATGAGCGTCAATTGATACTGGAAGCCCGGTCCTATGCAAAAGAAATAGATGCCTTCCTCATCAAACGAGAACGCTCAGTACTGTCCAAGCTCATTGCGATTGGCGGCGCAATGGAAGAAGAGAGCTTTGAAGTCCAATCAAAGGTGCGCATCAACAATCCCGATGCAATCATCAAAGCCCTTGAAAAAGAGGCTATCGACGTTGAATACACCCGGCATTACCGCGAATATGACACATATTTCTTTTTCGAAGACGAAAGCGAAGGTCGTTTACGCTACCGGGAGGATGAATTTATCAACAGGGAGGGCAAGGTCACTCAGGTCCGCAGCCGGCTGACGCTCGTAGGCGTTTCCTCAGAAGATACCTTTGAACATGATGTTGTCCTGTCCCGCAGTCGCTATTATGCCCCTGCCACCCATTCTCTAAGGTTTTACCGCGAATATTTCGCTCCCGTTCGTGAAATCGACATTGAAAAGAATCGACTCCGCTTCAAAATCCAATACAAGGGCACCGATTTCTACATCAATATCGACACGCTAATTAACCCCGATTTGGGTCATTTCCTGGAGGTTAAAAGCCGCACCTGGGGCAGAGAGGATGCAATCCGAAAATCAAATACGATCCAGGAACTGATTGAATACCTGGGTGCTTCTTCTGAAATGGCAGAAACTCAGGATTACATTGAAATTGTTCAAGCATATTTTTCATCGCGATAG
- a CDS encoding competence/damage-inducible protein A produces the protein MPTLEIITIGTELLLGEITDTNSTYIARTMRDHGIDIYRITTIGDNPNRIANTIKEGLQRADIIITTGGLGPTIDDPTRQAVADAVGRQLVFLDQLWEQIVERYKNFGRKPTENNRRQAYIPENAIPIHNPVGTAPCFIVEQDSKFIISLPGVPQEMKHLLHHDVIPFLKQRFQLEAHIIKAAVLHVASMGESVIDEIIADLEGKSNPTVGLLAHPGQVDIRITAKASSEQEADQLIIPIIDDLYQRLGDNIYGRDNETLDSIVTALLQENNLQLRVIIAGFEEELRIFPSTNQANIIFIDPRLTTPIDMATLTKIVASEYMAFTDSLVFGIAINIDDHLTLHLALQGAGETASVTRFYGGPIQHAQIWAKHVGLEFLRRYLKDIKGGSERETK, from the coding sequence ATGCCAACATTAGAAATTATTACTATCGGTACCGAGCTTCTTCTCGGGGAAATCACAGATACCAATTCCACTTACATCGCCCGAACAATGCGCGATCATGGCATTGATATCTATCGCATCACAACCATCGGAGATAACCCAAACCGCATTGCTAACACGATCAAAGAAGGTTTGCAGCGCGCTGACATCATCATCACCACGGGCGGATTGGGACCCACCATCGATGACCCGACCCGCCAGGCTGTCGCTGACGCCGTAGGTCGCCAGCTGGTTTTCCTCGATCAGTTGTGGGAACAAATCGTCGAAAGATATAAAAATTTTGGTAGGAAACCAACAGAAAATAACCGTCGACAGGCTTATATTCCTGAAAATGCCATCCCCATTCACAACCCGGTTGGCACCGCGCCCTGCTTCATCGTTGAACAAGATTCGAAATTTATTATTTCATTGCCTGGCGTCCCCCAGGAGATGAAGCACCTTCTTCACCACGACGTTATTCCCTTCTTGAAGCAGCGCTTTCAACTGGAAGCGCACATCATCAAAGCCGCTGTTTTGCATGTCGCCTCCATGGGCGAATCGGTAATCGACGAAATCATCGCGGACCTGGAAGGAAAATCCAATCCAACCGTTGGCTTACTCGCTCATCCTGGTCAGGTCGACATACGCATAACGGCAAAAGCCAGCTCTGAGCAGGAAGCAGACCAGTTGATAATTCCAATTATTGACGACCTGTACCAACGCCTGGGAGACAATATTTATGGTCGTGATAATGAAACCCTCGATAGCATCGTTACAGCTTTGTTGCAAGAAAATAATTTACAATTGCGAGTCATCATCGCGGGGTTTGAAGAAGAATTAAGGATTTTTCCTTCGACAAACCAGGCTAATATTATATTCATTGACCCCCGGCTTACAACGCCAATCGATATGGCGACATTAACAAAAATCGTTGCTTCTGAATACATGGCTTTCACCGATAGCCTTGTGTTTGGAATTGCTATCAATATTGACGATCACCTCACACTCCATCTGGCGCTGCAGGGCGCCGGTGAAACAGCCAGCGTAACGAGGTTTTACGGCGGACCCATTCAACATGCTCAGATTTGGGCAAAGCATGTCGGGCTGGAATTTCTGAGGCGCTATCTAAAAGACATCAAAGGTGGTTCTGAAAGGGAAACAAAATGA
- a CDS encoding long-chain-fatty-acid--CoA ligase, translated as MDQTKPWLAQYDEGVPAEVEIPNRSLVDLFADAVRESGDATCTIYEGEELTYQQVDDFSERIAAYLLDQGLKTGDRVGILLPNSPAFVISFFGILKAGGVVMALNPAFRLAEIETQTIESGIRVLILKEAFYTTVKTQPFMNDIRTVVVDSEAGTVLPDGDTTWEKIMEAFAGCVPVNVDINPDDPAVFQYSGGTTGIPKCAIGLHRNLVANVYQFNHWLVNTEPGKETILVAIPVYHVYGMVLGLNLAVKMRARMVLIPDPRQLDYLLDAIQTYQASIFPGVPSLYAAINHYPPVLEGKYDLSSIKACISGSATLPIKVKHEFEALTRGHLVEGYGLSEAPTATHCNPILGENREGSIGLPLPNVDCKVVDLESGEHEVEIGEIGELIIKSPQVMAGYHRRPEETALTLRNGWLFTGDVVRMDQDGYFYIVDRKKDVIKVGGFQVWPNEVEAVINKHPKVKEVAVAGVVDEHGNEATKAWVVLKPGEESSTEEIRSFCDQYLTRYKIPKHIVFIDELPRTTVGKVLRRVLASEE; from the coding sequence ATGGATCAAACAAAACCCTGGTTAGCCCAATATGATGAAGGCGTCCCCGCTGAGGTGGAGATTCCCAACCGCTCGCTGGTTGACCTATTTGCTGACGCAGTTCGAGAATCAGGAGATGCAACCTGCACAATCTATGAAGGAGAAGAGCTGACTTATCAACAGGTCGATGATTTCTCTGAACGAATTGCAGCGTACCTGCTTGACCAGGGCTTAAAAACAGGAGACCGGGTAGGCATCCTGTTGCCGAACTCTCCGGCTTTTGTAATCAGTTTTTTCGGAATACTTAAAGCGGGTGGAGTGGTGATGGCGCTGAACCCGGCTTTCCGGCTGGCAGAAATTGAAACACAGACTATCGAATCAGGGATTCGCGTTCTGATATTGAAAGAAGCTTTTTACACGACAGTTAAAACCCAGCCTTTTATGAACGACATCAGAACGGTTGTTGTCGACTCGGAGGCTGGCACAGTCCTTCCAGATGGTGATACGACCTGGGAAAAAATCATGGAAGCCTTTGCCGGTTGTGTGCCGGTGAATGTCGACATCAATCCTGACGACCCGGCGGTGTTCCAGTATTCGGGCGGGACAACTGGCATACCCAAATGCGCGATCGGGCTGCATCGCAACCTGGTTGCGAATGTTTACCAATTTAATCACTGGCTGGTGAATACCGAGCCTGGAAAAGAAACCATTTTGGTGGCAATTCCTGTTTATCATGTATACGGGATGGTCTTGGGCTTAAACCTGGCTGTAAAAATGAGGGCACGCATGGTGCTGATCCCTGATCCAAGGCAGCTTGACTACTTATTGGATGCAATCCAGACCTACCAGGCTTCAATTTTCCCTGGTGTTCCCAGTTTGTATGCAGCGATCAATCATTATCCACCTGTTTTAGAGGGAAAATATGATCTATCTTCGATAAAAGCCTGCATTTCAGGCTCTGCGACGCTGCCGATCAAAGTCAAGCACGAATTCGAAGCGCTCACCCGGGGACACCTGGTTGAAGGCTATGGCCTTTCTGAAGCGCCTACGGCCACTCATTGTAATCCAATTCTTGGTGAGAACCGTGAAGGTTCTATTGGATTGCCGCTCCCGAACGTGGATTGTAAAGTCGTTGACCTTGAGTCCGGAGAGCATGAGGTTGAAATTGGGGAGATTGGCGAATTGATCATCAAAAGTCCACAGGTGATGGCCGGATATCATCGGCGCCCAGAAGAAACAGCGCTGACCTTGCGAAACGGCTGGCTGTTTACCGGAGACGTCGTACGGATGGACCAGGATGGGTATTTCTACATTGTTGATCGAAAAAAAGATGTGATTAAGGTGGGGGGATTTCAGGTGTGGCCAAACGAGGTAGAAGCGGTGATCAACAAACATCCCAAGGTTAAGGAGGTTGCTGTTGCCGGGGTGGTTGATGAGCATGGAAATGAGGCAACAAAGGCCTGGGTGGTGCTGAAGCCGGGAGAAGAAAGCTCAACCGAAGAAATTCGGAGCTTTTGTGATCAATACCTCACGCGGTACAAAATTCCCAAACACATTGTGTTCATTGATGAACTCCCGCGGACGACAGTCGGAAAGGTGTTAAGGCGAGTTTTAGCGTCTGAGGAGTAA
- a CDS encoding YraN family protein, with protein sequence MTYQKRIGKIGEAIAAKHLASKGYQILDQNFTSRFGEIDLVALDKDCVAFVEVKTRTSVGFGHPEESITESKLEKLENTALLWLEAHPEAPDDWRIDVIAILLDHQDNLRELKHFVNTI encoded by the coding sequence ATGACCTATCAAAAACGTATTGGCAAAATTGGTGAAGCGATTGCTGCAAAACACCTGGCAAGTAAGGGCTATCAAATCCTGGACCAGAACTTTACCTCCCGATTTGGTGAAATAGACCTGGTGGCGCTTGATAAGGATTGTGTCGCATTTGTTGAGGTGAAGACGCGCACCTCCGTTGGATTTGGACATCCAGAGGAAAGTATTACTGAGTCAAAGCTTGAAAAATTAGAAAACACGGCTTTGTTGTGGTTGGAAGCCCATCCAGAAGCACCGGATGATTGGCGAATTGACGTGATTGCAATTCTTCTTGACCACCAGGATAACCTTAGGGAATTAAAGCATTTTGTAAATACGATCTAA
- the miaA gene encoding tRNA (adenosine(37)-N6)-dimethylallyltransferase MiaA, translated as MSTEVKKPLIIILGPTAVGKTTAAMVLARRFGGEIVSADSRQLYRGMNIGTAKPTADEMNLVPHHLIDVADPDQVWSLGIYQREAYRAIGQIHGRGKLPFLVGGTGQYIRSIMEGWLIPPQEPDIALRKAITHWAEIIGSEALYDRLERIDPDAARQIDHRNVRRTIRALEVIFKTGERFSDLRQKQTCRYHLFVMGINRPREVLYDRIDQRVDEMLNQGLVQEVQGLLEAQLSPDLPTLSAIGYAEIIQYLQGQLSLEEAVALIKRNTRIFVRRQANWFKPDDERIKWFTVNTSDEDAQLIDAMDTYVKENL; from the coding sequence ATGTCAACGGAAGTAAAAAAGCCCTTAATAATTATTTTAGGCCCAACAGCCGTTGGAAAGACGACTGCGGCGATGGTTCTGGCACGACGCTTTGGCGGGGAGATTGTCTCGGCAGATTCAAGGCAACTGTATCGCGGGATGAATATTGGAACAGCAAAGCCAACTGCTGATGAAATGAATCTGGTTCCTCATCATTTAATTGACGTCGCCGATCCTGACCAGGTGTGGAGCCTGGGGATTTACCAACGTGAAGCCTATCGAGCGATCGGTCAGATTCATGGGCGGGGTAAGCTGCCTTTTCTGGTGGGCGGTACGGGTCAATACATCCGCTCAATCATGGAGGGCTGGCTAATACCGCCGCAGGAGCCTGATATTGCCCTGAGGAAGGCAATTACACATTGGGCCGAAATCATCGGCTCAGAGGCCTTGTACGACCGTCTGGAGCGAATTGACCCGGATGCCGCCAGGCAAATAGACCATCGCAATGTCCGCCGCACGATTCGTGCGTTGGAAGTGATCTTCAAAACAGGTGAACGCTTTTCAGATTTACGCCAGAAACAAACCTGTCGTTACCATTTATTTGTAATGGGGATCAACCGACCGAGAGAGGTTCTGTATGACCGCATTGACCAACGGGTTGACGAAATGTTGAATCAAGGCCTGGTTCAGGAGGTGCAGGGGTTGCTGGAGGCTCAGCTTTCACCTGACCTGCCGACGCTATCGGCGATTGGTTATGCTGAGATTATCCAGTATTTACAGGGTCAGCTCAGCCTGGAAGAAGCGGTTGCGTTGATTAAACGCAATACCCGGATTTTTGTCCGCCGACAGGCAAACTGGTTTAAACCCGATGATGAACGCATCAAATGGTTCACGGTCAATACAAGCGATGAAGATGCCCAACTGATTGATGCTATGGATACTTATGTCAAGGAAAATTTATAA